In one Parvibaculum sp. genomic region, the following are encoded:
- the fliG gene encoding flagellar motor switch protein FliG, with amino-acid sequence MATAPKIKDDKSLSGPQKAAIFMLALGADDAAPLWNMFDEDEIRELSQIMSSLGTVQAGSVEKLLVEFASKVSGTGALVGSYESTERLLLRFLPEDRVVSVMDEIRGPAGRTMWEKLGNVNETVLATYLKNEYPQTVAVVLTKIRPEHAARVLANLPEDFALEVVTRMLRMESVQKDILDKVEQTLRSEFMSNLSRTNRRDSHELMAEIFNNFDRQTEGRFLAALEERTRESADRIKALMFTFEDLGRLDPGSVQTLLRAVDKNKLAIALKGASDTLRDLFFANMSERAAKILREDMELMGPVRLKDVDEAQTNMVNVAKDLANNGEIMIASDGADNELIY; translated from the coding sequence TTGGCGACCGCACCGAAAATCAAGGACGACAAGTCTCTCTCCGGCCCCCAGAAGGCCGCGATATTCATGCTCGCGCTCGGCGCCGACGATGCCGCGCCGCTCTGGAACATGTTCGACGAAGACGAAATCCGGGAGCTTTCCCAGATCATGTCGTCGCTCGGTACGGTCCAGGCGGGATCGGTCGAAAAGTTGCTCGTCGAATTTGCCTCCAAGGTATCGGGCACGGGCGCCCTGGTCGGCTCCTACGAATCGACCGAGCGGCTCCTGCTGCGCTTCCTCCCCGAAGATCGCGTCGTCTCGGTGATGGACGAAATTCGCGGTCCCGCCGGCCGCACGATGTGGGAAAAACTCGGCAACGTGAATGAAACGGTGCTCGCGACCTATCTGAAAAACGAATACCCGCAAACGGTCGCCGTTGTCCTGACCAAGATCCGTCCCGAACACGCGGCCCGCGTGCTCGCCAACCTGCCCGAGGATTTCGCGCTTGAAGTCGTCACGCGCATGCTGCGCATGGAATCGGTTCAGAAGGATATCCTCGACAAGGTCGAGCAGACGCTCCGGTCCGAATTCATGTCGAACCTTTCGCGCACGAACCGCCGCGACAGCCACGAACTGATGGCCGAAATATTCAACAATTTCGACCGCCAGACCGAGGGTCGCTTCCTTGCGGCGCTGGAGGAGCGCACACGCGAATCCGCCGACCGCATCAAGGCGCTGATGTTCACCTTCGAGGATCTCGGAAGGCTCGACCCCGGCTCCGTGCAGACGCTGCTGCGCGCCGTCGACAAGAACAAACTGGCCATCGCGCTCAAGGGCGCTTCCGATACGCTCCGCGATCTCTTCTTCGCCAACATGTCGGAACGCGCGGCAAAAATTCTGCGCGAGGACATGGAACTGATGGGTCCGGTCCGCCTCAAGGATGTCGATGAGGCGCAGACCAACATGGTCAACGTCGCCAAGGACCTCGCCAACAACGGCGAGATCATGATTGCGTCCGACGGCGCCGACAACGAACTGATCTATTGA
- the fliF gene encoding flagellar basal-body MS-ring/collar protein FliF: MNSFSNLVQSLGLMRLVALGLVAAVLLGFFAYIGSRYGSEPKALLFSDVGVEDASKMIGTLDAMKVPYELRGDGSMIYVPRSQVLRLRMSLAEKGLPAGGTVGYEIFDNADALGTTSFLQNINHLRALEGELARTIRSIEGIDAARVHLVLPERELFSRDRREPTASIVLKVSRNNLATQQVKAIQYLVSSAVDGLAPSRVSIVDERGTLLASGMGDDSQSLMASSVEERRSSYENRLRTHVENIVQRVVGADKVRVEVTAQMDYNRITQTSDTFDPASQVARSTQTVEDISTSADGMGNDGVTVGNNLPNANQAGADNASASQQSATRTEETVNYEISRTTKTEVLEPGRVTRLSVAVLVDGSYTADAEGNTTYAPRSEGELQKIEALVKSAMGFDADRGDKVEIVNLQFAPSPTFDAGTEAPADEGFMNLTGADVMRIVEMAVIAILAIIAMLFVFRPLLARLGSAPARMSAALALPGTAGAAAFATGGGEDGSASAGALPAPELSEDMMIDIAQVAGKVKQSSVRKIGELVTGHPDESISILRSWLHESA, from the coding sequence GTGAACAGCTTCTCGAATCTTGTTCAATCCCTGGGATTGATGCGTCTGGTGGCGCTGGGTCTCGTGGCGGCGGTGCTGCTGGGGTTCTTCGCCTATATCGGCTCGCGCTACGGTAGCGAACCCAAGGCGCTGCTCTTCTCCGATGTCGGCGTCGAAGACGCCTCCAAAATGATCGGCACGCTCGACGCCATGAAGGTTCCCTACGAACTGCGCGGCGACGGCAGCATGATCTATGTACCGCGAAGCCAGGTCCTCCGCTTGCGCATGTCTCTCGCCGAAAAGGGGCTGCCGGCCGGCGGCACGGTCGGCTATGAAATCTTCGACAATGCCGACGCACTCGGCACGACGAGCTTCCTTCAGAACATCAACCACTTGCGTGCGCTCGAAGGCGAACTGGCGCGCACCATTCGCTCGATCGAAGGCATCGACGCCGCGCGGGTCCATCTCGTTCTGCCCGAGCGCGAACTGTTTTCGCGCGACCGGCGCGAACCGACTGCCTCCATCGTGCTCAAGGTGTCGCGCAACAACCTGGCAACGCAGCAGGTCAAGGCGATTCAGTATCTCGTTTCTTCCGCCGTTGACGGTCTGGCTCCCTCCCGTGTTTCGATCGTCGACGAACGCGGCACCCTGCTCGCGAGCGGCATGGGCGACGACAGCCAGTCGCTGATGGCATCCTCCGTCGAGGAACGGCGTTCAAGCTACGAAAACCGCTTGCGCACCCATGTCGAAAATATCGTCCAGCGCGTGGTCGGCGCCGACAAGGTCCGCGTCGAAGTGACCGCCCAGATGGACTACAACCGCATCACCCAAACGTCGGACACCTTCGATCCGGCAAGCCAGGTCGCGCGCTCGACGCAAACGGTCGAAGACATATCGACCAGCGCGGACGGCATGGGGAATGACGGCGTCACCGTCGGCAACAACCTGCCGAACGCCAACCAGGCCGGCGCCGACAACGCCTCGGCATCGCAGCAATCGGCGACGCGAACCGAAGAGACGGTCAACTACGAAATTTCCCGAACCACAAAGACGGAAGTGCTCGAGCCCGGCCGCGTTACGCGCCTCTCGGTCGCGGTTCTGGTCGACGGCTCCTATACGGCCGATGCCGAAGGGAACACAACCTACGCGCCGCGTTCCGAAGGCGAGCTGCAAAAGATCGAGGCCCTGGTCAAATCCGCGATGGGCTTCGACGCCGACCGCGGCGACAAGGTCGAAATCGTCAATCTCCAGTTCGCGCCGTCGCCGACCTTCGACGCCGGCACCGAAGCGCCCGCCGACGAAGGATTCATGAATCTGACCGGCGCCGACGTCATGCGCATCGTCGAAATGGCCGTCATCGCCATTCTCGCAATCATTGCGATGCTGTTTGTCTTCCGGCCGCTCCTGGCGCGCCTCGGCAGCGCGCCGGCCCGCATGTCGGCGGCACTCGCCCTGCCCGGTACGGCAGGCGCGGCGGCGTTCGCAACGGGCGGCGGCGAAGACGGCAGCGCTTCGGCCGGCGCACTCCCCGCGCCCGAATTGAGTGAAGACATGATGATCGACATCGCGCAGGTCGCGGGAAAGGTCAAACAGTCCTCGGTCCGGAAGATCGGCGAACTGGTGACCGGACACCCCGACGAATCCATCTCGATCCTGCGCAGCTGGCTGCACGAAAGCGCTTGA